gattctcaggataccaccTGCTTacgatcaaagaaataaataaatgaagttaTTCACAGACGTACACAGCCCTGGTCTTTTACAGATGATGTTGGACTGGatttcaggaaataaaaatttaaaagacaaaagaaaagagctgCAAGAGCAATGAGTGGTCTCTTTATTTCACATAATTGCATATTTTAGGTAATATGTTTGCAATGAAACTTGAgtagtacatttttttttccaacattgcTTACGATAACAATTTACACTACTAGCCAAAGTGTGTTTTACATGACAGGTCACAAAAGACTTGTGTACTACAAAAGGACAGTGGACTATTTGCAGCTATACCTGTGTTATGTCCATGCGGGGTTTATCAGCTGGTGAAATTCTAGGCTACAACCCCACACCCAGGACAGTGCAGTGCAGCAACTTAAAGCCAACTTAAGTAAAAGGCATGCAAATTTCACATCACTGCAGCTACAGAGTGCAACCCAGGTTTGTTGCACTTTGTGGGTATTTTCTCTCAGTCTTCTGAATAGTTATCTTTTAGTGTTGGTAAATATCCAGCACTTTGTATTTCAGTTCATAATTATGGCAAATAATCATAATCAGGGTATTCCACTCACGTGAATAGCAAGCTCCAAACAGTTACAACCATTTCCTAGTCTGATCAGTGTCAGTAACTATAATGTCAGTAACTATAAATTGACTTGTGTGAGTTCTTTTTGCTCAGAATTGACATGAATGAGAACCTTAGTAAAAAAACATTCACTTGTCTGTTGCAAGTACATATATCAACTGAATGAATTATGTTCTCATCTTTTTAGATATCATACTTCTGGaaatattttgctatttttcttcttATGATCTCCAACTACAGTCACTGTAACTGATttatttgcttgcttttcttttcctgtagATGAGTTGTTTTATGGTCCTCATGGTTgacgattttcataacaaacCCTACATTCACTCCACACACTAGCAAACCTtgtaagaataaatgttatcCACATGGCACCCTGCTTAGCTCGACATACATCCTACAATCAGAGCTGTGCCCAGACCAGCCTCATCTACAATGCACAACACAGTACTTGTTACTTTAAATGGCCAACAAAAGATCTGCCATGGTGGCATGAACATTACCTCCAAAATGCCCTAGTAGATATGAAAGATCAGGTTTTAGAGCAGCTACCACCTTACATGAAGACTAATGATTAACTAAGCATAATTTAAAGGCAGAGTATATAAAATTCGAGTCACAACTTTGGAATTCAAGCTTACGTGTATCTTTAAGCATTAAGCTTAGATTTTAATAGCACTTAACAGATTTAGACTTGTCACTTTCACCGCTATTTCGTGGCCTTGTTCGGAAATAAAATGGTCATTATGCTAAGCATACAAGGCATGGCTTACGTTAAGTCcgctaaaattttaattgctaatcTTGTTCAAGTAAAGTCGACTGGACATCAGACAAGTCTACTCACCCAGTGGCGCTGTGAGAGTCGAGCAACGCTTCCCACGATTTGCCGGCTTTAGAATTGCTAAACAGCCAACATTCCCTCGAAATAAGTTCGGTATGTTAGAGACGTCTTGTTGAAttggattgttctcaaaattcgtCAAGTTCCATCTTGTCAAAAGTGGTAATCGCCAGGGAATCACCCACAGGCACAACGTCGTTCAAGGTGCTAACTTTTCACTGATCAAACGATCGAAAATGCACCAGAAAGAGTCAaccgcacgcatgcgcagacgtttttcagctctgtcacAGTACAGTACCTCCAGTGACTGTCCAGTACCTTAGAGTTGAAAATAATATGCGCATGTCACGATCTTGCGTGCAAGAGTTGACAACATAAATTGATGTCTGTACCAGACCGTCTGTCCTGGTGAACTTTTCGAAACTGCGAGAACACTCTTGTTCAAAAACGGGTAACAAAATgtgctttgtggtttctttttGTGTGCAactgaaaatagagaaaataaaaaaaatgacggTGTGAAAGAGTTAATTCGCAGCTTGAGGGTTTCAATGCATATTTGGTTCGCAATATTGCACCGCAGAACTTCGAAAAACTTTGGTAATAGCTTTTGCAGCAAGTCCTGTCTTATGCGCTGTTCATTCCCGTCGTGTCACGGTAAAGGAAAATGCATTCAAAAGTACTGCCTCTTTTTGGCATTGCGCCAAGTTTGCAAAAGTTGTTTAGGGTCCGAAATGGTATGAAATTGATATTCCTGATTCTTTCATCCCGGCCTGCCGAGCCAAACATGCCAGCGCTTATATTTCTTTTGATGTTTCCCTGTATTCTGTATTTGCCTTTCTGCAATTGCGCCGCAATTGTTTAatttaaattgaaattatttGAAGCCctgttttgaaattttctttaggTTAAACAAGTTTCTTCATCTATTATTATTTGCGAAGAAAGTCAAAGTGGCAGTGGCTTACTGGGTTCTCTGGGGCTCGATAGCTTATCAGTTCAAGTCTTTGGATTCGGCTTTATAATTGTGTCCTTCGTCTGTTACAACTTTTTCAACAATGAACAATGGGCCTCAGAAAAAGTGTGTGGTGAACCGCGTGACACAGGATCAGGTGAGTGCAAGATTAGCGAACCAACTGTCAAGGCAGAAAATCATAGTAGCTCTGTACATCAGAACCAACTTGCAGACAAATAATTTGTTAATTCTTTAAGCTTAAATCTTGTCGGGGcttgattttatatttctttgaTGCCTTATTAGGCCCGATTCAAACGTCACACTTTTGCCGTGTCGAGCTAAATTCAATTGAGTTCGACAAGGCGGAAGTGTAGCATTTAAATAACTTGTCGAATTTCAGCCGCAAGTTTGACAGGCTGTGTCGAACTTGCGACAGAAATGCGGCGCTTAGTCAAACGTCGAATTTCTGCCTTGTCGAATCAAATGCGTACATTATTACAAAGTGCTAACATTAATGTTTTATTGACTGCGTATACCCTTAATCCAACATGAAAATAAACGTAGCACAATAAAACTCGACGTCTGAATTTTGATTGTCGAACTTTAATATGTCGAACTCAATTGAATTAAGATTTCAAAGTGATacacatgcatgcaaaggctattgtttcttttcactcattttatttcttttatttctggGGCGAATTTATTTCTTTCcccaaagaaaagaaaatagttTTGTGAATTCCCCAAGAACTCAAAGTCTTTTGTTCAGGGGTATAAAGATGGCCGTCTTGTAGTCGAATAATCAAGTTGTGATCATGCATGTGTCACCGTCCGATAATTCAATGAAATCAAGTTCCTTGTTCAATTCTGTCAATTCACTTATCAGACAGATCACATTTCGATACAACATTTGGTGACAAAATTAAATAACTATGTTTGTTGATCTTGGGTTTTTTTGCCATATATGAATTTCGGCTTTTGGCCATCCAGCTTTTCCAGTTTTATTCATGTTAACTTTTTGTTGCATCAACGCTCAATCCTCTTGACAAGCATTTAATGACGGGGAAGTTCTTTGTTAAAAGGTGCTTCATTGGAAACTAAGTTACAAGATCAAAACcttgaaatgaaagttaaaCTAAAAGGTTGAGAAATTAAGGAGTTAAGAAATTTCATGAACCATGCTGTGCTAATGAGCAAACATTTGTCAAGaacaattttttctctttaaaaaaGGTtgttaattaatgcaaaattaatTCCTCATAATATTCTTTTGTCATAATTTCTGCCAGAATGTTATGAATGGATTGCTCCTGGTCATATTATTTTTGAGAAAACTGGAGTTGAAGTCTTGACAACCGATGACAAAAACCCTGTTCAACAGGAGTTGCCAAAGGATTTGAAACTGCTGGCACGAAGCCCTTCTAAATCAGAAATTCTAGCGGAAGATGAGTTGATTTTAAGCCCAACGATAAAGCTAATGGGCACAAGAACGCAGCCAAATGGAAAGCTGGAAGTTCGTATACCCCATGTTGCAAACATGATCTTGTCATCACCAACATGGAATATCATCCTTAAAGTGCTAGGACAAAATGGCAAATGGAAAGCATTAAAGCAGAGTGATAGAAATGGGATTTGGAAGTTTATTTCAGAAAGTAACCATGTTAAGCTTTTTACAGACCACCTATCaacatttgttgttgttggcaAGTATGATAGGACTTCGCTTTCAATGTTTAAGCGCATGAAAATTGCTGCTTTCTGTGGTAAGCCCCAAGGAGATGGCCTGTCAATAATGCTTCATATCTTTGATGACTGTGAGTGGTCATACGAGGTAATTTtgatttctcttcattttgttttctgtttttttcaaagttgtctAAAATTGTCATAGTTATCTGACAGGATGCGATGGTGCGGATAATATTCACCATAATCGGCATCTTCCGCATAATCAAAGCATTTTCCgcctaaaattgaaaaaaaaaaaagtctattaCAAGGGATAATTGAGGACATTACCTTCTTCAACGAGACAAAAGTCCAAGAagtttgttttttgaagccCCTTTCTTTCTAAACATCAACTGATAAAAACACGACACTTCCGCTTGCAGAAAGAAACGTCTGAGAACGTTTTTTCGAGGAGCATGGAATCTAGTTTTGTTTTAAGTCAAATTGCTATTGGCTAAAGCATTTAAGCCAATGGAACGCTTTCCTTTTGACCAGCCGGAAGAGCTTTCCTTTTGACTGGAAAAATGTGCCATCTTCGGTGGGACAACAAGTAATGGAACAGTTCTTCCCACTAGCATTTTTtcggaaaaaaagaaataacttcAGACACAATCTGCTTTTCACATTTCCACCGAAATAACTGTTTTATAATGCGCCGATCacatcgaaacttcaacatccgcGCCCGGGCAACCCCGGgcatttgtccattttctgtgCCAGGGGAGTATAGTTTGATTTATAAGGCCCGGGGATGGGGATTTCGCCTGCGTGTGGTGGGGGAAATTGAATCGGAAGTGTcaggtttcaattttttttttcgtgctcTGAAGTTGACGAGGTGGAATAATTTAAATGAAGAGATATAGCATTTGAGAGCGAttagtgttaaaaaaaaaagtctttaaaGTTGTGTCGCATTCTGGAAGGTACGTATGAAAAGTAGAGAGttcttaaatattaatgatttgagATTGTAACAATGAAgattttttatgcaatgagTCAATCTGCGGCTTTGTTCCACGTTTGTATCTGCAGAGTTTTTAGCATAGCCATAAAATGGTAGTGAAcagtgaaagaaacaaaaaacactgTCAAATGAAAAAGTGCTTTGGCTAacaaactgcagaataccctgtcACTCTAACAACATTCTACGTAGCTGGGTAACTAATTGATATGAATGTCTAGCTCTTAAAGCGTACTGTGTATCGCGTAAGCAGTGTCTAAAATAGTCGTGTACCGCCATTATACACAAGCTTTATGACAGACGACAGGAACCGACGACGATTGCTCTTTAGGAGGGGCATTTCAGTGAAAGACAAATCCGACGATAGGTTATGGCAGGAATAGACCATTTTGGCCGGAGGGCGGGGGGGATTTTAACGATCCAAtattcaaaagttcaaatgcctgGGGTTTTCGcaggggtgggggggggggtgttgaagtttcgataACTGAACCTTTTGCTTTTTCACACTAGTCCCATTCTCCTTCAGATCAATCAGCGCGGTTTGTTGCCCCGAAGCATAGTCCGCCTTCTTGTGGCAATGCCGCATTTGCGGTTTTCAATCGATCCGTCAGATGCGAAAGTGAGTGAAATTCATCGACTGAGTAATACGGTACTGTTTCCTCGAAAGACCTTCACACCGAATCAGTTCTCCTTGCCATTGTCGCTACAAGAGCAAAAATACGTTGATCATCGTCTTCTTCAATAAAGAGAAAGAGTTAAAAGACTTCATCCAACGTTTTCATGGCACAACTAAACAGTCGGCCACCATGTTTCTGATAGCACCCAAGCTCTCGCGAAGAAATATCTAAAATTTTGTACTGTTCCATTTGGCAGAAAATTCTCACCGCTTTTTTCCATTCAAAAGGAAACTAGCTCGGCCGGCCTTGTCGACTGTTTTCGCAGGAAAACTGGAACGccttttgttgttttccttgcTTATAAATCTGTCTAAAAGGAAAGAACATTAACATTGCACTGTATTTTAACCGGTTGCAGTTTAAAAGTGTTTCATTCTGTTGCTTAACATATCACAGTAAGCTAGTTGAATCTGTGCTGAAgtattttatttattgttattcatCGTGCGCCTCAAGGAGTATCGTGATCGTGTAAAGCAAGTATCTAGCATTGGATAAAGACTTTCAGGAAAAAAGTGCGTTCTTGTCGAGGCAGTCACTGTGGTTGTTTGTGAAATAGAAGTGTTTTCAGAGGAGACAATTACCGTCCTACCCGCATTCTAGACTTTGTAAGCCACATAGTCTCATACAATACCACATAAAAACACTTTGAGAGGCCCAATAACCACTGGTTTAATGAAGAATCATTTACTGCCTCTTTTACTTCACACCCGACTAGAGGTGTTAATTTTGTGGCAAGAGCTTATTTGCAATGCAACCCTAAATGATTGCGGTAGTCCTTCTCTAATGGTTTTGTTGCACCCAGTTTTTTTTCGTGCAGTTTGGTGCGTTTTTGCATGTTATATTTTGGATCTTTTCGAGCTTAAAATACATACGCATACTTAAGAGTTAGAGTATACTTGATACACTGTGTCATGCGTCGCTACGCTGGTGTGACCCTTTTTTTTGCATTAGTTGTAGTCAATGAGTCAGCTCTTCTTTGGTTGGTTTATTCAGAAAAAATATGAACTTCTACAtagtattttataaatatcaataataattagtatttaccaaatcagtggatatcaattttcgcgcgttttgattggctcccgtaactcggaatatccttggatattcactgttttgtgaacggagagaaaaatggcgcgtcgtttcgcgaaagtttcagaagaagaaattgaagaaggttttttttatccatctgatttggtaaatactaaaacaactatccccctcagagTCGGTGAAGAGctgtggatatatacctcgacacttcgcgtctcggtatatatccaccactattcacctccccttcgggggatagttgtatagaTTCAACCAAATGGTTTTCTTACATCATCAACGTGTTAGATAATCTTATGGACGCATGCTGATGACGCTATGAAACTGTTGAAATGCATGTTTGTAAGTTTTCAGTGGGGTTTgaagaaaccaaaataatgtCAATCATATAAAACAATTGTTTTATGCTTAGCGTATGTCCGTCTAGTTATTGGTACActtgggaggttgctaagcTCTTGGTAAGCTAAAGTTGTGGATACGGAGCATGACCGGGCGTAGAGGGAGGGGGCTTGCGCAGCAACCACGGGAACGGCGACAAAAACGCCACTTGAGAATAAACAtgtgggaaatggtgactatgtTGTGATTAGTGCTTCTTTcttgcatcctttattgttaaCAGAGCAGGCtacaaatggactggtagaggctcagttgaagtaaatatagagaatgaaagattccctgttgtgtgttcacgttgtcgttaaaaccttaaatctgGAAGTTTCACGTTGTCATTCGGCAGACTACGTCGTAGAATTGTGCTAAAGTttgtgcagcacgtgcagcacgtgcagcacgattatttttactcattcaaccaatcagatcattgttatCTGGTGTCGTggttgccgttgccgtcatccttgcttaagctccaaccacccacctctactacaaatctTGCATGTGGACTGAAATTCAGTCCATCTGAActtgacttcgagggttttctctgTGACCTCCGGAGTCCTCCCTTATCAAAACCAACTCATTCCAGTACTT
This genomic stretch from Acropora muricata isolate sample 2 chromosome 5, ASM3666990v1, whole genome shotgun sequence harbors:
- the LOC136917854 gene encoding uncharacterized protein isoform X1, which codes for MRCSFPSCHGKGKCIQKYCLFLALRQVCKSCLGSEMVKQVSSSIIICEESQSGSGLLGSLGLDSLSVQVFGFGFIIVSFVCYNFFNNEQWASEKVCGEPRDTGSECYEWIAPGHIIFEKTGVEVLTTDDKNPVQQELPKDLKLLARSPSKSEILAEDELILSPTIKLMGTRTQPNGKLEVRIPHVANMILSSPTWNIILKVLGQNGKWKALKQSDRNGIWKFISESNHVKLFTDHLSTFVVVGKYDRTSLSMFKRMKIAAFCGKPQGDGLSIMLHIFDDCEWSYERVISKETMEGRRLVSSIESLTFSVTCEDDFVITVKDAEGWLLNKSASQLRVSHKSLKDSFTEFPACELQFNSACQPAKGSFFGVLSFTQPCFGETVIYVHVPAVQKRFMLKEGWRDQSSS
- the LOC136917854 gene encoding uncharacterized protein isoform X2 — encoded protein: MLKKVKQVSSSIIICEESQSGSGLLGSLGLDSLSVQVFGFGFIIVSFVCYNFFNNEQWASEKVCGEPRDTGSECYEWIAPGHIIFEKTGVEVLTTDDKNPVQQELPKDLKLLARSPSKSEILAEDELILSPTIKLMGTRTQPNGKLEVRIPHVANMILSSPTWNIILKVLGQNGKWKALKQSDRNGIWKFISESNHVKLFTDHLSTFVVVGKYDRTSLSMFKRMKIAAFCGKPQGDGLSIMLHIFDDCEWSYERVISKETMEGRRLVSSIESLTFSVTCEDDFVITVKDAEGWLLNKSASQLRVSHKSLKDSFTEFPACELQFNSACQPAKGSFFGVLSFTQPCFGETVIYVHVPAVQKRFMLKEGWRDQSSS